A region of the Candidatus Baltobacteraceae bacterium genome:
TCGTCGGCAGGATCGCGGGTAATGGTGCGATCGAGCCTACCGGCAGAATCGGCGCCGTATTTTGCAACGACGCCGATACTGCATCGTCGATCTCCGGGAAACATACGAGTACCGTACCGAGGCCCGGTGCATCGAGGTAGTTTTGACTTGCGGAAACCTGCTGGGCGGTCGAGCCGAGCGCGCTCGTGAGTAACCCGCCTTCGATCGGCGTTTGCGAGGTAATAGAAGAAAGCGTATGCGTGAAGACCTGCGGTTGAATCAGGCCGCCGCCTTGCAGCGATGCATGGTCCGAACGGCAGGTTCCGGCGGTCGTTCCGGGTTGCCAGAACGCGCTGGTCTGCGGCCCTGGGAATGGTGCGATGTTTTGCAGGGCAGCCGAATCCGGTACGGAGCACGCGAGGGTCGGCGGCGAGCCGATCCCCTCAAGATTGTTGTAGAGCGCGTAGATGCTGTACTCAACATAGGGCGAGCTTTGGTTAGAAACCAGCCCACTGTAGCGCACGGCAATCTGGACACGTTCGTTGACCACCCCGGCTCGAACGACCCACATCACGCCGTAGAGCAGCAGTAAGAAGAGTGGAAGGATGAGCGCGGTCTCGGCCAACGCCTGTCCGCGCTGGGATGGCCATTTCGCGGCTACTTGCATTGGAAGTCGACTCCAAGATTTAATTTGCCGGCGAATGGATTGATGGCGATCGAACTCCACCACCCATCGGCCGTCAGCAAGCCGTCGCTGCCCGGAACGTAGATGAACCCGGCTTTGCCGTCGGACGTTGCGGGGTTTCCGCCATAATCGACTCGGTACCAGAAGTCGTTGTTCGGCGCACCGAAGATCGCCTGATTCGTCGCGCTGTCGGGATATTCGACGGCCTGAAATGGTTGATTGGTTCGCGGATTTATGATCGTTCCTGGATAGATAAACTCTTGCGTCGCCATAATGGTCGTCGCGGCGGCCCGGCCGATGGCCGTATACGTCGGAGCCTTGAAGCTAAGAAATGCGGGGAACGGCGACTGCACGTTGGCGCAAGCGACGACCTCGATCTCCATCGGGGTGAAGTTTCGGCTAAGTGCCGGATTTGCCGGCAGGCCGCCGCCGACGACGAAGCTGCAGCAATCGGCGTAGACGTCCTCGAGAAACTGATCTACGCGCGGTCGAGCGACTACGAGCGTATAATTGAATCCGCAGTCCCCGCCGTTGTTCTGTCCGCAATTTTGCTGATAGAGCGCGAGGGAGGTTTTGACCGCCGATACTTGATCGTCGAACGTGGGTCGCATGATGCGGTGAAGAAGGGTTACGTCGGATGTGTATCGTGAGACCGAATTCAAGTACTGCGCGCGTAAATTTTCGTATATAACTTCGCAGCTTGCCGATCCGGTAGAAACGCTCGCATCGCATCCGCCGTCACCGTGGATAGCCATGAGCAAGCCTTGGGTGATCGATCGAATGCGGTATTCTTCGACGGCTGCGGCTTGAAGGGTGGATTCCATTTCATTCCATTGCGTCGCCTGGATCGAAAGGACGCCCCGCGCCGCCGAATCGGCTGCATTCTGGGCTCGGATTTGCCATTGGATCATCGAGCCGT
Encoded here:
- a CDS encoding TadE/TadG family type IV pilus assembly protein, with product MQVAAKWPSQRGQALAETALILPLFLLLLYGVMWVVRAGVVNERVQIAVRYSGLVSNQSSPYVEYSIYALYNNLEGIGSPPTLACSVPDSAALQNIAPFPGPQTSAFWQPGTTAGTCRSDHASLQGGGLIQPQVFTHTLSSITSQTPIEGGLLTSALGSTAQQVSASQNYLDAPGLGTVLVCFPEIDDAVSASLQNTAPILPVGSIAPLPAILPTTPLTLSGSC
- a CDS encoding Tad domain-containing protein translates to MHGQRGQTLPVWAFGILTVLTLVAFSLSYGSMIQWQIRAQNAADSAARGVLSIQATQWNEMESTLQAAAVEEYRIRSITQGLLMAIHGDGGCDASVSTGSASCEVIYENLRAQYLNSVSRYTSDVTLLHRIMRPTFDDQVSAVKTSLALYQQNCGQNNGGDCGFNYTLVVARPRVDQFLEDVYADCCSFVVGGGLPANPALSRNFTPMEIEVVACANVQSPFPAFLSFKAPTYTAIGRAAATTIMATQEFIYPGTIINPRTNQPFQAVEYPDSATNQAIFGAPNNDFWYRVDYGGNPATSDGKAGFIYVPGSDGLLTADGWWSSIAINPFAGKLNLGVDFQCK